In Anaerolineales bacterium, one DNA window encodes the following:
- a CDS encoding FCD domain-containing protein, producing the protein MLRERVSPNISEFFSYLASHPEAENKLPPLTELSRELGVGVAALREQLEVARALGLVEVKPRTGMRRKPYTFAPAVMQSLEYAIALNKDHFIAFADLRQHIETAYWHQAVRSLTPEDHSALLELVARAWGKLRGSPIEIPHPEHRELHLTIYRRLNNPFVSGLLQSYWDAYETVGLNFFTDYNYLTEVWNYHQQMVDAICANDMEAGYKALSEHTDLIHQIISSSE; encoded by the coding sequence ATGCTGCGTGAACGCGTTTCCCCCAATATTTCTGAATTTTTTAGCTATCTGGCATCACACCCGGAGGCGGAGAACAAATTGCCGCCATTGACCGAACTCAGCCGCGAGCTGGGTGTGGGTGTGGCGGCACTGCGGGAACAACTCGAAGTGGCGCGCGCGCTCGGGCTGGTGGAAGTCAAGCCAAGGACGGGAATGAGGCGCAAGCCCTACACCTTCGCGCCGGCTGTTATGCAAAGTCTCGAGTATGCCATCGCGCTCAACAAGGACCATTTCATCGCCTTTGCCGACCTGCGCCAGCACATCGAGACCGCCTATTGGCATCAGGCCGTAAGGTCATTGACGCCGGAAGACCACAGCGCTTTGCTGGAACTTGTTGCACGCGCCTGGGGAAAACTGCGCGGATCGCCCATCGAAATCCCCCACCCCGAACATCGCGAATTACATCTCACCATTTACCGCCGCCTGAACAACCCGTTTGTTTCAGGCTTGCTGCAATCCTATTGGGATGCGTACGAAACCGTCGGTCTGAACTTCTTCACCGATTACAACTACCTCACCGAGGTCTGGAATTACCATCAACAAATGGTCGATGCCATTTGCGCAAACGATATGGAGGCGGGCTACAAAGCCCTCTCCGAACATACCGACCTGATCCACCAAATCATTTCATCGTCTGAATGA
- a CDS encoding glycosyltransferase, whose translation MLRIAMLSYHTCPLATLGGKDTGGMNVYVRDLTRELGRMGVHVDVFTRSQDEHVPHVLHDLGYGNRVVHIPAGPEEPKSKSAIAGYVPEFVAGIRQFAADKGIKYDAIHSHYWMSGLAAEALSDAWGGIPVMHMFHTLGEMKNRVARSEAERAGEDRLNGERQVLRRADRIVVATMAELTQLRFLYKADADKMVIIPPGVDTSHFYPIPADEAKQYIGLRPENRMVLFVGRIEPLKGVDTLIQAMSCLDLQGVHRPVHLAIIGGDVNVSPDDMSDEMTRLQNLCDDLCMGGMVVFLGKRGQDTLPYYYSAAEVVVMPSLYESFGMVALEAMACGVPVVASEVGGLGYLVQNGLTGYTIPDSDPQALCEKLSMLLGNADLRHEMGHRAAEYAADYAWGKITSQIIDVYKEAINKKQIA comes from the coding sequence ATGCTTCGAATTGCAATGCTTTCCTACCATACCTGTCCGCTGGCGACGCTTGGGGGCAAGGATACCGGCGGAATGAACGTGTACGTCCGTGATCTGACGCGGGAGTTGGGGCGGATGGGCGTCCACGTGGATGTATTCACGCGCTCACAGGATGAGCATGTGCCACATGTACTGCACGATCTGGGATACGGCAACCGCGTGGTGCATATCCCTGCAGGACCCGAGGAGCCGAAAAGCAAAAGTGCTATTGCAGGATATGTTCCTGAATTTGTGGCTGGGATCAGGCAGTTTGCGGCTGACAAAGGAATTAAATATGATGCCATCCACAGCCATTATTGGATGTCCGGACTGGCTGCGGAGGCGTTGAGCGATGCCTGGGGCGGCATTCCCGTTATGCACATGTTCCATACATTGGGGGAGATGAAGAATCGAGTGGCGCGATCGGAGGCTGAACGCGCAGGCGAGGATCGCCTCAATGGTGAGAGGCAAGTGCTGCGCAGGGCTGATCGGATCGTCGTCGCCACGATGGCGGAGCTGACCCAATTGCGTTTTCTATATAAAGCGGACGCCGACAAAATGGTCATCATACCGCCCGGTGTGGATACGAGTCATTTTTATCCCATCCCTGCGGATGAGGCAAAACAGTATATCGGCTTAAGACCTGAGAACCGTATGGTGCTTTTTGTGGGGCGGATCGAACCGTTGAAGGGTGTGGACACCTTGATCCAGGCGATGTCCTGCCTTGATCTGCAGGGTGTGCACCGTCCGGTTCACCTTGCGATCATTGGTGGTGATGTGAACGTCAGTCCTGATGATATGTCTGATGAAATGACGCGCCTGCAAAACCTGTGCGATGATTTGTGCATGGGCGGGATGGTTGTCTTTCTGGGGAAACGCGGACAGGATACCCTGCCTTATTATTATTCGGCGGCGGAGGTGGTTGTAATGCCGTCGCTGTACGAATCGTTTGGGATGGTGGCGCTTGAGGCAATGGCCTGCGGCGTGCCCGTCGTGGCTTCGGAAGTGGGCGGGCTTGGGTATCTGGTGCAGAACGGACTCACAGGCTATACGATTCCCGACAGCGACCCTCAAGCGTTGTGCGAAAAGCTTTCCATGCTTTTGGGGAATGCGGATTTGCGTCATGAAATGGGGCATCGTGCTGCGGAGTACGCCGCTGATTACGCGTGGGGGAAAATTACCTCCCAGATCATCGATGTATACAAGGAAGCCATAAATAAAAAGCAGATTGCCTGA
- a CDS encoding NYN domain-containing protein has product MTDEQIKPLARNKIAMLIDGDNAQAGLLSQMLVEAGRYGQVTVRRIYGDWTTTSMNSWKDTLNFHAFQPIQQFRYTIGKNATDSAMIIDAMDILHSGVVDGFCLVSSDSDYTRLATRIRETGVFVMGMGEKKTPKPFVNACDVFVYTENLISTKKMTAQPRAQRGGTKKKEEADPMPVLIQAFEMAVQQDGWASLANMGNALYQVDPSFDPRTYGHKQLSKMISKLSDRFEMRAQENGGPIIFYVKMKE; this is encoded by the coding sequence ATGACAGACGAACAGATAAAACCCCTCGCCCGAAACAAGATTGCCATGCTGATCGACGGCGACAATGCCCAGGCCGGCCTGCTCTCCCAAATGCTCGTGGAAGCCGGCCGCTACGGGCAGGTGACCGTCCGCCGCATTTACGGGGATTGGACCACAACCAGCATGAATTCATGGAAGGACACGCTCAACTTCCATGCCTTCCAGCCCATTCAGCAGTTCCGCTATACCATTGGAAAGAACGCAACGGACAGCGCCATGATCATTGACGCAATGGACATCCTGCATTCCGGGGTGGTGGACGGCTTTTGCCTCGTGTCCAGCGACAGTGATTATACACGTCTGGCTACACGCATCCGTGAGACGGGGGTCTTTGTAATGGGTATGGGTGAAAAGAAAACGCCAAAACCCTTTGTAAACGCGTGCGATGTTTTTGTTTATACCGAAAACCTGATCTCAACAAAAAAAATGACAGCCCAGCCCCGTGCGCAAAGGGGCGGCACAAAAAAGAAGGAAGAAGCCGATCCCATGCCTGTCTTAATTCAGGCTTTTGAAATGGCGGTTCAACAGGACGGATGGGCATCTTTGGCAAACATGGGCAATGCACTTTATCAGGTAGACCCGAGTTTTGATCCCCGCACGTACGGTCATAAACAACTCTCGAAGATGATCAGCAAATTAAGCGACCGTTTTGAAATGCGCGCACAGGAAAACGGCGGACCGATCATTTTTTACGTAAAAATGAAGGAATAG